From a single Opisthocomus hoazin isolate bOpiHoa1 chromosome 6, bOpiHoa1.hap1, whole genome shotgun sequence genomic region:
- the IL23R gene encoding interleukin-23 receptor → MAGSGEALVLRVLLCCLCGGLASGLCSGRVWIEPAPVVRMGSDISINCLSTLGCPWAKFLVLLNYSRTEGLPRPLNSSAVQLRLRDFRMPLGSVVCFARCPDSETDQLVCGTSVLAGYPPDPPGNLSCTVGERSGRLVCTWDAGRPTHLDTRYTLHLRSVGTAVGDAEDAEEEEEEVFPAGSPVPLSALRNRSRYSAWVQASNTLGAARSAPRLLDLRELVVPALPLVAGAETTETSPPVTIIRWSRQTQLENVRCEERHKAAGAPAWHVQAWDGAAQRGPRSRHDLQSDTQYAFQVRCRLSPASSPWSTWSPPFLYTTPEAAPAVAPAVWRRLGPVSPDGSHEVTVLIQPLQPRDARGRILGYAVAAKTPRGSQPPCNVSSTTCTLLVPLCNTSGTACTVRVPPGTRALHITAHNAKGASSPAIIPLGLEELPAPVAVEVKAENQSRVSVAWQPPRRSGRSPLWFIVEWVSTAQYGQEERYSWKRVPHQETHTYIQDEAAAGGHINVWVYAVYPDGVSKPSSSQVPSEDQLLGSTYSEISHEDDVGVFLGLGFSVVVLSVVFVILMCKKSARKRINATVVSLLPKWLFEDVPHVENSNAVKSLQEKSDFTSNSFHEPFLDTSDPAVTEIKEVPAHEEYKNVATRRKPSRDVPEDGKCLGSVAPARIMAPEPISDYKPQVSDGNPLGYVAANAYQAQPSPALPEPEMNVFFGDYTSPVPQLWDGEGGGHQLCLLEKINLILNSSRSGQSQAFSSAPGGQGSVLENRWGHAMAGDAQEQTLVPDELVSCLRAANGDSVEIKTCFPQSIGGLF, encoded by the exons ATGGCGGGGTCCGGCGAGGCTTTGGTGCTCCGCgtcctgctctgctgcctgtgtggAG GGCTTGCGAGCGGCTTGTGCTCGGGGCGCGTCTGGATCGAGCCGGCGCCGGTGGTGCGGATGGGCTCCGACATCTCCATCAACTGCCTCTCCACCCTCGGCTGCCCCTGGGCCAAGTTCCTCGTCCTCCTCAACTACAGCCGCACCGAGGGTCTCCCGCGGCCCCTCAACAGCAGCGCCGTCCAGCTCCGGCTGCGCGATTTCCGGATGCCCCTTGGCTCCGTCGTCTGCTTCGCCCGCTGCCCCGACAGCGAGACCGACCAGCTGGTGTGCGGCACCAGCGTCCTGGCCGGCT accccccggacccccccggtAATCTGAGCTGCACCGTCGGTGAGCGCTCGGGACGCCTGGTCTGCACGTGGGACGCGGGGCggccgacccacctggacacccGCTACACCCTCCACCTGCGCAG CGTGGGGACGGCTGTGGGGGATGCTGAggatgctgaggaggaggaggaggaggtcttcCCCGCGGGCTCGCCGGTGCCGCTGAGCGCGCTGCGCAACAGGAGCCGCTACTCGGCGTGGGTGCAGGCCAGCAACACGCTGGGTGCCGCCCGCTCGGCCCCCCGGCTCCTCGACCTGCGGGAGCTCG tggtcccagctctgcccctggTCGCTGGCGCCGAGACGACGGAGACGTCACCTCCCGTCACCATCATCCGCTGGAGCAGGCAGACGCAGCTGGAGAACGTGCGCTGCGAGGAGCGACACAAAGCCGCCGGTGCTCCGGCGTGGCAC GTGCAGGCGTGGGACGGcgcggcgcagcgcgggccccgcTCGCGGCACGACCTGCAGAGTGACACGCAGTACGCGTTCCAGGTCCGCTGCCggctcagccctgccagcagcccctggaGCACCTGGAGCCCCCCGTTTCTCTACACCACCCCCGAGGCAG cccccgccgtcGCGCCCGCAGTCTGGCGGCGCCTGGGTCCGGTCTCCCCCGATGGCAGCCATGAGGTGACGGTCCTCATCCAG cccctgcagccccgggaTGCCCGCGGGAGGATCCTGGGCTATGCTGTAGCCGCCAAGACCCCCAGGGGATCACAGCCCCCTTGCAACGTTTCCAGCACAACCTGCACCCTCCTGGTACCCCTCTGCAACACCTCCGGCACAGCCTGCACCGTCCGGGTGCCCCCGGGAACCCGAGCCCTCCACATCACTGCGCACAATGCCAAGGGCGCTTCCAGCCCCGCCATCATCCCCCTTGGCCTGGAAG agctcccGGCGCCGGTGGCCGTGGAGGTCAAGGCCGAGAACCAGAGCAGGGTCTCAGTGGCCTGGCAGCCCCCCCGGCGCAGCGGGAGGTCCCCACTCTGGTTCATAGTGGAGTGGGTTTCCACCGCCCAGTATGGCCAGGAGGAGCGGTATTCTTGGAAGAGGGTCCCACACCAGGAGACGCACACGTACATCCAAG ACGAGGCAGCGGCAGGAGGTCACATCAATGTGTGGGTGTACGCCGTCTACCCTGATGGAGTCAGCAAACCAAGCTCCAGCCAAG TCCCGTCGGAGGACCAGCTCCTGGGCAGCACCTACAGCGAGATCTCCCACG AGGATGACGTTGGAGTTTTCCTGGGACTGGGCTTCAGCGTGGTCGTATTATCAGTTGTTTTTGTAATTCTGATGTGTAAAaagtcagccagaaaaag AATTAACGCCACCGTTGTGTCGCTCTTGCCGAAATGGCTGTTTGAAGACGTTCCTCATGTGGAAAACAGCAACGCGGTGAAATCACTCCAG gaaaagagCGATTTCACAAGTAACAGTTTCCATGAGCCGTTCTTGGACACCAGTGACCCCGCAGTTACAGAAATCAAGGAGGTGCCAGCGCACGAGGAGTACAAGAACGTGGCCACCAGAAGGAAGCCCAGCAGAGACGTCCCCGAGGACGGGAAGTGCCTGGGCAGTGTGGCACCAGCCCGCATCATGGCccctgagcccatcagtgactaCAAACCTCAGGTGTCTGACGGGAACCCGCTGGGCTACGTAGCTGCCAATGCTTACCAAGCAcagccttccccagccctccccgaacCGGAGATGAACGTCTTCTTTGGAGACTACACGAGCCCCGTTCCCCAGCTGTGGgacggggagggcggggggcacCAGCTCTGTCTGCTGGAGAAGATCAACCTCATCTTAAACAGCAGCCGGAGCGGGCAAAGCCAGGCGTTCAGCTCAGCCCCGGGTGGACAAGGCTCCGTCCTGGAGAACCGGTGGGGACATGCGATGGCCGGTGACGCGCAGGAGCAGACGCTGGTCCCCGACGAGCTGGTCTCCTGCCTGAGGGCCGCGAACGGGGACTCGGTGGAGATCAAGACCTGCTTTCCGCAAAGCATAGGAggattgttttga